A portion of the Faecalibacterium sp. I3-3-89 genome contains these proteins:
- a CDS encoding glycoside hydrolase family 3 N-terminal domain-containing protein, which translates to MLSVNMDDVMQVVSNIQNYLIAFGVVVVVALVAMFAAKKLPKAKKKMVRAQSGVAILLALVIVVNLICIGPMSTMLDLVSGEGSISEETSAEATELVNEITQEGIVLAQNDDNILPVASGSKLNVFGWASTSPCYGGTGSGALNDAYPVTDLLTGLHDAGIETNDELSKFYTDYCATRPSVGMAQQDWTLPEPNVSLYTDEMMANAKEYSDTAMVVITRVGGEGADLPTDMAAVVDGSWVRRVADYRGSQRGAGYYNGSYDDSLNEGNDWDAGDHFLQLSNREEELIDLVTSNFDNVIVVYNGANAFEMGWVKDYPQIKGVLLCPGTGQSGFEGFGRVVAGEVNPSGRTADTYVTDLTASPWWNNFGDFKYTNASEFNSNASMFDPEGTTPSFVNYVEGIYVGYKFYETAADEGLIDYDKEVVYPFGYGLSYTTFTQKMSDITNDGADLKFSVTVTNTGSVAGKDVVEIYSDPPYTNGGIEKASANLLDFAKTDELAPGESETIDFTIPVEELASYDYQNNGCYVLEAGDYVISTNADSHTALDSKTCTFASDIVYNESNKRGSDEVVATNQFDFAEGEITYLSRADGFANYDEATAAPATYEMSDEVKAGFENCFTYTESGYEKDEDPNAEDITTGAKNGLKLADLRDVDYNDSKWDDLLDEMSIDDLQQTIGFGGYQTAAVDSVGKVRTNDCDGPASINNNFTGVGSVGFPAATLIGMTWSKDLAHDFGDSIGKMANEMNTSGWYGPAMNIHRTAFSGRNFEYYSEDGVLSGEMAASAIAGAQEHGVYAYMKHFALNDQEGNRNCMAATWSNEQAIREIYLKPFEMSVKDADCHAVMSSFNYIGNRWAGGCSELLQNVLRGEWGFLGFVETDYFGVYGYMTADQAVRNGGDLMLCTTGNDYNTVTVLTNSSKQAMRTAAKNILYTVVNSRAYDEENLNPGMAKWKIVLIGADVVAALLIVGLEYTAIKNYKKRKEEEEV; encoded by the coding sequence ATGTTGTCCGTCAATATGGATGATGTAATGCAGGTAGTTTCCAACATCCAAAACTACCTGATCGCCTTCGGCGTCGTGGTCGTGGTCGCACTCGTTGCGATGTTTGCGGCCAAGAAGCTGCCGAAAGCCAAGAAGAAGATGGTCCGTGCGCAGTCTGGTGTCGCCATTCTGCTGGCACTGGTCATCGTTGTCAACCTCATCTGCATCGGCCCCATGTCCACCATGCTGGATCTGGTCTCCGGTGAAGGCTCCATCAGCGAGGAGACCTCCGCAGAGGCGACCGAGCTGGTGAACGAGATCACGCAGGAGGGCATCGTTCTGGCACAGAACGATGACAACATCCTGCCTGTGGCCTCCGGCTCCAAGCTGAACGTCTTTGGCTGGGCCTCCACCAGCCCCTGCTACGGCGGCACCGGCTCCGGCGCACTGAACGACGCCTATCCCGTCACCGACCTGCTCACCGGCCTGCACGATGCGGGCATCGAGACCAACGACGAGCTGAGCAAGTTCTACACCGACTACTGCGCTACCCGTCCCAGCGTCGGCATGGCACAGCAGGACTGGACCCTGCCCGAGCCGAATGTCAGCCTGTACACCGACGAGATGATGGCAAACGCCAAGGAATACTCTGACACCGCCATGGTGGTCATCACCCGCGTCGGCGGCGAGGGCGCAGACCTTCCCACCGATATGGCTGCTGTCGTGGACGGCAGCTGGGTCCGCCGTGTGGCAGACTACCGCGGCTCTCAGCGCGGCGCTGGCTATTACAACGGCTCTTATGACGACAGCCTGAACGAGGGCAACGACTGGGATGCAGGCGACCACTTCCTGCAGCTGTCCAACCGCGAGGAAGAGCTGATCGATCTGGTCACTTCCAACTTCGACAACGTCATCGTCGTCTACAACGGCGCAAACGCATTCGAGATGGGCTGGGTCAAGGATTACCCCCAGATCAAGGGCGTTCTGCTCTGCCCCGGCACCGGCCAGTCCGGCTTTGAGGGCTTTGGCCGCGTGGTCGCCGGTGAGGTCAACCCCTCCGGCCGCACCGCAGATACCTATGTCACCGACCTGACCGCCTCTCCGTGGTGGAACAACTTCGGCGACTTCAAGTACACCAACGCTTCCGAGTTCAACTCCAATGCAAGTATGTTCGATCCCGAGGGCACCACTCCCTCCTTCGTCAACTACGTCGAGGGCATCTACGTCGGCTACAAGTTCTATGAGACGGCTGCCGATGAGGGCCTCATCGACTACGACAAGGAAGTGGTCTATCCCTTCGGCTACGGCCTGAGCTACACCACCTTCACCCAGAAGATGAGCGACATCACCAACGATGGCGCAGACCTGAAGTTCTCCGTCACTGTCACCAACACCGGCTCTGTTGCCGGCAAGGATGTTGTCGAGATCTACAGCGATCCTCCGTATACCAACGGCGGCATCGAGAAGGCCTCCGCAAACCTGCTGGACTTCGCCAAGACCGACGAGCTGGCTCCCGGCGAGAGCGAGACCATCGACTTCACCATCCCGGTGGAGGAGCTGGCTTCCTACGATTACCAGAACAACGGCTGCTATGTGCTGGAGGCTGGCGACTACGTCATCAGCACCAACGCAGACTCCCACACCGCTCTGGATTCCAAGACCTGCACCTTCGCTTCGGACATCGTCTACAACGAGTCCAACAAGCGCGGGAGCGATGAGGTCGTGGCCACCAACCAGTTCGATTTCGCTGAGGGCGAGATCACCTATCTGTCCCGTGCAGACGGCTTCGCAAACTACGATGAAGCCACTGCCGCTCCTGCCACTTACGAGATGAGCGACGAGGTCAAGGCCGGCTTCGAGAACTGCTTCACCTACACCGAGTCCGGCTACGAGAAGGACGAGGACCCCAACGCAGAGGACATTACTACCGGCGCAAAGAACGGCCTCAAGCTGGCTGACCTGCGCGACGTGGATTACAACGACTCCAAGTGGGATGACCTGCTGGACGAGATGAGCATCGACGACCTGCAGCAGACCATCGGCTTCGGCGGCTATCAGACCGCAGCGGTGGACAGCGTCGGCAAGGTGCGCACCAACGACTGCGATGGCCCCGCCTCCATCAACAACAACTTCACCGGCGTCGGCTCGGTCGGCTTCCCGGCTGCTACCCTCATCGGCATGACCTGGAGCAAGGATCTGGCCCATGACTTCGGCGACAGCATCGGCAAGATGGCCAACGAGATGAACACCTCCGGCTGGTACGGCCCGGCCATGAACATCCACCGCACCGCATTCTCCGGCCGCAACTTCGAGTATTACTCGGAGGATGGCGTCCTGTCCGGCGAAATGGCCGCAAGTGCCATCGCAGGCGCACAGGAGCACGGCGTCTACGCTTACATGAAGCACTTTGCCCTGAACGATCAGGAGGGCAACCGCAACTGCATGGCGGCCACCTGGTCCAACGAGCAGGCCATCCGTGAGATCTACCTCAAGCCCTTCGAAATGTCGGTCAAGGATGCAGACTGCCACGCAGTCATGTCCTCCTTCAACTACATCGGCAATCGCTGGGCCGGCGGCTGCTCTGAGCTGCTGCAGAACGTCCTGCGCGGCGAGTGGGGCTTCCTCGGCTTCGTCGAGACCGACTACTTCGGCGTCTACGGCTACATGACCGCCGATCAGGCTGTCCGCAACGGCGGCGACCTGATGCTCTGCACCACGGGCAACGATTACAACACCGTGACCGTCCTGACCAACAGCAGCAAGCAGGCCATGCGCACCGCTGCCAAGAACATCCTCTACACCGTGGTCAACAGCCGCGCTTACGATGAGGAGAACCTGAACCCCGGTATGGCAAAGTGGAAGATCGTCCTGATCGGTGCAGACGTCGTCGCCGCACTGCTCATCGTGGGTCTGGAGTACACCGCCATCAAGAACTACAAAAAGCGCAAGGAAGAGGAAGAAGTCTAA